The proteins below are encoded in one region of Rhododendron vialii isolate Sample 1 chromosome 7a, ASM3025357v1:
- the LOC131331864 gene encoding blue copper protein 1b-like translates to MASVNILVAFAIFVVAFPSTSATEFVVGDALGWRLGVDYRAWASGKTFVVGDTLVFNYTGTHSVVIVNEINYQQCTVPTGAAPLTSGDDVITLATSGSQWYICGIPLHCPSGMKLAITVSPAGSAIPVGSPSSTSGAGSPPPPPPPAGTTAPPPSAAAGMAFSRCHAWFVGALSILMMIMA, encoded by the exons ATGGCCTCTGTGAATATCTTGGTTGCTTTTGCCATTTTTGTAGTTGCTTTTCCTTCAACTTCGGCAACAGAGTTTGTCGTCGGGGATGCCCTAGGATGGAGATTGGGCGTGGATTACAGAGCATGGGCTTCTGGGAAAACGTTCGTCGTCGGCGATACACTCG TTTTCAATTACACAGGAACTCACAGTGTGGTGATCGTGAATGAAATAAACTACCAGCAATGTACGGTGCCAACCGGGGCCGCACCTCTGACTTCCGGCGACGACGTAATCACGCTGGCCACTTCAGGGAGCCAGTGGTACATATGTGGCATTCCCTTGCACTGCCCATCAGGAATGAAGCTAGCCATCACTGTTTCACCAGCTGGATCAGCGATTCCAGTCGGATCACCTTCATCCACCTCTGGTGCTggatctcctcctcctcctcctcccccggCAGGCACCACTGCACCTCCTCCATCGGCAGCTGCTGGGATGGCTTTCTCCCGGTGCCATGCTTGGTTTGTTGGAGCTCTCAGCATCCTCATGATGATCATGGCTTAA
- the LOC131331865 gene encoding blue copper protein 1a-like, translating into MAYWKILVALAIFAVAFPSTLATQWTVGGSAEWNLNVSYVEWAAKQTFVVGDSLVFNYKPGTHNVIKVSVPDYVSCTIPVGAVPLTTGDDVIQLQTPGNHSYICGISNHCTLGMRLLIFVSGEASPSPAPSSTSGGGITELAPPPSAATGIIASWKCHAWVVGVFSILMMIMA; encoded by the exons ATGGCCTATTGGAAGATCTTGGTTGCTTTGGCTATTTTTGCAGTTGCTTTTCCATCGACTTTGGCAACACAGTGGACTGTTGGGGGTTCCGCGGAATGGAATCTTAATGTTAGTTACGTAGAATGGGCTGCCAAACAAACATTTGTCGTTGGCGATTCGCTCG TTTTCAACTACAAACCAGGAACTCACAATGTGATCAAGGTGTCCGTGCCAGACTACGTCAGCTGCACGATACCAGTCGGCGCCGTACCTCTGACTACCGGCGACGACGTGATTCAGCTGCAAACACCAGGGAACCATTCGTACATATGTGGCATTTCCAATCACTGCACGCTAGGAATGAGGCTACTTATCTTTGTTTCAGGAGAAGCGAGTCCAAGTCCGGCCCCATCGTCCACCTCCGGTGGTGGGATCACTGAGCTGGCACCTCCTCCGTCAGCAGCTACTGGGATTATTGCTTCCTGGAAGTGCCATGCTTGGGTTGTCGGGGTTTTCAGCATCCTCATGATGATTATGGCTTAA